From a region of the Pan paniscus chromosome 19, NHGRI_mPanPan1-v2.0_pri, whole genome shotgun sequence genome:
- the PLEKHH3 gene encoding pleckstrin homology domain-containing family H member 3 isoform X4 translates to MPLPGGLWWLLCCRRGFTLLHRDYGDGELSGDGDEDEDEETFELRTPSPAGGGRGPLEVTLTQPVRSGPVSNRLQSWEETWSLIPEKGLPEDDPDIVVKGWLYREPRGGGARPWLPPRRAWFVLTRDSLDQFSSSGKGARRLGSLVLTSLCSVTGPERRRKETGLWSVTVSGRKHSVRLCSPRQAEAERWGVALREVIASKAPLETPTQLLLRDIQESCGDPEAVALIYLRNPILRHTSGALYAPLLPLPYGVSAPGPPGLPATQDPAALRYWQLLTCMSCTFRPGGAVRGHLLGHLERTEQALPDSELAEYARFIRKALGRTRGRELVPSLAEISALSQRQELLCTVHCPGAGACAVAIDSHTTAGEVARELVGRLGLARSRNAFALYEQRGAQERALAGGTLVADVLTRFENLAAEEAGLEDSPDSGWRLCLRLHGPLHPEGLSPDGHELPFLFEQAHALLLRGRPPPPDDTLRALAALRLQSLHRDFSPRVPLPRLDRLLPPPAPPREDPPRPTPRPPPSAALLAGALWSPGLAKRRAERARRGGAGRTAGSIAREGGGGAGTAAAVLGGWKRLRGMGRAEAMAAYLALAAQCPGFGAARYDVLELSTEPGGGAPQKLCLGLGAKAMSLSRPGETEPIHSVSYGHVAACQLMGPHTLALRVGESQLLLQSPQVEEIMQLVNAYLANPSPERPCSSSSPPCQDLPDTSPPSQRPGLDEPQGQSGCLGQLQD, encoded by the exons ATGCCTCTCCCCGGGGGACTATGGTGGCTTCTCTGCTGCCGTCGAGGCTTCACTCTTCTGCACCGGGACTACGGGGACGGCGAGCTTAGCGGGGACGGGGACGAGGACGAGGACGAGGAAACCTTTGAGCTGCGGACCCCGAGTCCAGCGGGCGGCGGGAGG GGTCCCCTGGAAGTGACGCTGACTCAGCCAGTGAGGAGCGGGCCTGTCTCCAACAG gctgcagagctGGGAGGAGACTTGGAGCCTCATCCCGGAGAAAGGGCTGCCGGAGGACGACCCGGACATCGTTGTGAAAG GTTGGCTGTACCGGGAGCCCCGCGGAGGAGGGGCGCGGCCCTGGCTGCCCCCGCGCCGAGCCTGGTTTGTGCTCACGCGGGACTCCCTGGATCAGTTCAGCAGCAGCGGGAAAGGGGCGCGGCGTCTCGGGAGCCTCGTGCTCACCAGCCTGTGCTCGGTGACCGGCCCAGAGCGCAGGCGTAAGGAGACAG GTCTGTGGTCAGTGACTGTGTCTGGTCGGAAACACAGTGTCCGCCTCTGCTCCCCACGCCAGGCAGAGGCTGAGCGCTGGGGGGTGGCATTGCGGGAAGTGATCGCCTCCAAGGCACCCCTGGAGACCCCCACCCAGCTACTGCTCAGGGACATACAG GAAAGTTGCGGGGACCCAGAGGCCGTTGCCCTCATTTACCTGAGGAACCCGATTCTGAGACACACTAGTGGAGCCTTGTATGCCCCACTCCTGCCCCTGCCCTATGGAGTCAGCGCCCCAG GTCCCCCCGGGCTCCCGGCTACCCAAGACCCTGCGGCCCTGCGGTACTGGCAACTCCTCACCTGCATGAGCTGCACCTTCCGACCTGGGGGAGCTGTGCGGGGGCACCTCCTGGGGCACTTGGAGAG GACCGAGCAGGCACTCCCGGACTCGGAACTGGCGGAATATGCGCGCTTCATCCGGAAAGCGCTGGGCCGGACGCGCGGCAGAGAGCTGGTGCCCTCGCTGGCGGAGATTTCCGCGTTGAGCCAACGGCAGGAGCTGCTGTGTACCGTGCACTGTCCGGGGGCTGGTGCCTGTGCTGTGGCCATCGACTCCCACACCACGGCGGGGGAG GTGGCTCGAGAGCTGGTGGGGCGGCTGGGCTTGGCCCGGAGCCGCAACGCATTCGCGCTGTACGAGCAGCGAGGGGCCCAGGAGCGAGCCCTGGCTGGGGGGACCCTCGTGGCCGACGTGCTCACCAGGTTTGAGAA CTTGGCCGCGGAGGAAGCTGGGTTGGAGGACTCGCCCGACTCCGGGTGGAGACTATGTCTGCGTCTTCACGGACCTCTGCACCCTGAGGGGCTGTCCCCAGACGGTCACGAACTGCCTTTCCTCTTTGAGCAG GCTCACGCTCTGCTGCTGCGGGGCCGGCCGCCCCCACCCGACGACACGCTGCGCGCCCTGGCGGCGCTGCGCCTACAGAGCCTGCATCGGGACTTCTCTCCGCGGGTGCCCCTGCCCCGCCTGGACCGCCTGCtcccgcccccggccccgccgCGCGAAGACCCGCCCCGCCCGACCCCCAGGCCGCCCCCTTCCGCTGCCCTGCTGGCCGGGGCGCTCTGGAGCCCGGGCCTGGCCAAGAGGCGGGCGGAGCGGGCCCGGCGCGGCGGGGCCGGCCGCACTGCGGGAAGCATTGCCCGCGAGGGAGGAGGCGGCGCCGGCACGGCAGCTGCCGTGCTGGGCGGCTGGAAGCGGCTACGGGGCATGGGCCGAGCTGAGGCCATGGCCGCCTACCTGGCCCTGGCGGCGCAGTGTCCGGGGTTCGGCGCTGCTCGGTATGACGTTCTGGAGCTGAGCACG GAGCCTGGTGGGGGTGCTCCACAGAAGCTGTGCCTGGGCTTGGGAGCCAAGGCCATGTCCCTCTCCCGGCCAGGGGAGACAGAGCCCATCCACAGTGTCAGCTATGGCCATGTGGCCGCCTGCCAGCTAATGGGCCCCCACACCCTGGCCTTGAGGGTGGGAGAGAGCCAGCTCCTCCTGCAGAGCCCCCAG GTGGAAGAGATCATGCAGCTGGTGAATGCCTACTTGGCCAACCCCTCCCCCGAGAGGCCCTGCAGCAGCTCTTCTCCTCCATGCCAAGACCTGCCAGACACCTCCCCTCCCAGCCAGCGCCCAGGCCTGGACGAGCCCCAGGGACAGTCTGGCTGCTTGGGGCAGCTGCAGGACTGA
- the PLEKHH3 gene encoding pleckstrin homology domain-containing family H member 3 isoform X3, translating to MRRRGCLGAWQNELTSPVSKMGKLRPGDGKRLAQGSTGPLEVTLTQPVRSGPVSNRLQSWEETWSLIPEKGLPEDDPDIVVKGWLYREPRGGGARPWLPPRRAWFVLTRDSLDQFSSSGKGARRLGSLVLTSLCSVTGPERRRKETGLWSVTVSGRKHSVRLCSPRQAEAERWGVALREVIASKAPLETPTQLLLRDIQESCGDPEAVALIYLRNPILRHTSGALYAPLLPLPYGVSAPGPGYAPLREEAVRLFLALQALEGARRPGPLMQGVLQTCRDLPALRDELFLQLAKQTSGPAGPPGLPATQDPAALRYWQLLTCMSCTFRPGGAVRGHLLGHLERTEQALPDSELAEYARFIRKALGRTRGRELVPSLAEISALSQRQELLCTVHCPGAGACAVAIDSHTTAGEVARELVGRLGLARSRNAFALYEQRGAQERALAGGTLVADVLTRFENLAAEEAGLEDSPDSGWRLCLRLHGPLHPEGLSPDGHELPFLFEQAHALLLRGRPPPPDDTLRALAALRLQSLHRDFSPRVPLPRLDRLLPPPAPPREDPPRPTPRPPPSAALLAGALWSPGLAKRRAERARRGGAGRTAGSIAREGGGGAGTAAAVLGGWKRLRGMGRAEAMAAYLALAAQCPGFGAARYDVLELSTEPGGGAPQKLCLGLGAKAMSLSRPGETEPIHSVSYGHVAACQLMGPHTLALRVGESQLLLQSPQVEEIMQLVNAYLANPSPERPCSSSSPPCQDLPDTSPPSQRPGLDEPQGQSGCLGQLQD from the exons ATGAGGAGGAGAGGGTGCCTTGGAGCCTGGCAGAACGAGCTCACCTCTCCTGTTTcaaagatggggaaactaaggcccgGAGACGGgaagagacttgcccaaggttccACA GGTCCCCTGGAAGTGACGCTGACTCAGCCAGTGAGGAGCGGGCCTGTCTCCAACAG gctgcagagctGGGAGGAGACTTGGAGCCTCATCCCGGAGAAAGGGCTGCCGGAGGACGACCCGGACATCGTTGTGAAAG GTTGGCTGTACCGGGAGCCCCGCGGAGGAGGGGCGCGGCCCTGGCTGCCCCCGCGCCGAGCCTGGTTTGTGCTCACGCGGGACTCCCTGGATCAGTTCAGCAGCAGCGGGAAAGGGGCGCGGCGTCTCGGGAGCCTCGTGCTCACCAGCCTGTGCTCGGTGACCGGCCCAGAGCGCAGGCGTAAGGAGACAG GTCTGTGGTCAGTGACTGTGTCTGGTCGGAAACACAGTGTCCGCCTCTGCTCCCCACGCCAGGCAGAGGCTGAGCGCTGGGGGGTGGCATTGCGGGAAGTGATCGCCTCCAAGGCACCCCTGGAGACCCCCACCCAGCTACTGCTCAGGGACATACAG GAAAGTTGCGGGGACCCAGAGGCCGTTGCCCTCATTTACCTGAGGAACCCGATTCTGAGACACACTAGTGGAGCCTTGTATGCCCCACTCCTGCCCCTGCCCTATGGAGTCAGCGCCCCAG GTCCGGGCTATGCACCCCTGCGCGAGGAGGCGGTGCGGCTGTTCTTGGCGCTGCAGGCGCTGGAGGGGGCGCGGCGCCCCGGGCCCTTGATGCAGGGTGTGCTCCAAACCTGCCGGGACTTGCCCGCGCTCCGGGATGAACTCTTCCTGCAGCTGGCTAAGCAGACCTCGGGCCCTGCAGGTCCCCCCGGGCTCCCGGCTACCCAAGACCCTGCGGCCCTGCGGTACTGGCAACTCCTCACCTGCATGAGCTGCACCTTCCGACCTGGGGGAGCTGTGCGGGGGCACCTCCTGGGGCACTTGGAGAG GACCGAGCAGGCACTCCCGGACTCGGAACTGGCGGAATATGCGCGCTTCATCCGGAAAGCGCTGGGCCGGACGCGCGGCAGAGAGCTGGTGCCCTCGCTGGCGGAGATTTCCGCGTTGAGCCAACGGCAGGAGCTGCTGTGTACCGTGCACTGTCCGGGGGCTGGTGCCTGTGCTGTGGCCATCGACTCCCACACCACGGCGGGGGAG GTGGCTCGAGAGCTGGTGGGGCGGCTGGGCTTGGCCCGGAGCCGCAACGCATTCGCGCTGTACGAGCAGCGAGGGGCCCAGGAGCGAGCCCTGGCTGGGGGGACCCTCGTGGCCGACGTGCTCACCAGGTTTGAGAA CTTGGCCGCGGAGGAAGCTGGGTTGGAGGACTCGCCCGACTCCGGGTGGAGACTATGTCTGCGTCTTCACGGACCTCTGCACCCTGAGGGGCTGTCCCCAGACGGTCACGAACTGCCTTTCCTCTTTGAGCAG GCTCACGCTCTGCTGCTGCGGGGCCGGCCGCCCCCACCCGACGACACGCTGCGCGCCCTGGCGGCGCTGCGCCTACAGAGCCTGCATCGGGACTTCTCTCCGCGGGTGCCCCTGCCCCGCCTGGACCGCCTGCtcccgcccccggccccgccgCGCGAAGACCCGCCCCGCCCGACCCCCAGGCCGCCCCCTTCCGCTGCCCTGCTGGCCGGGGCGCTCTGGAGCCCGGGCCTGGCCAAGAGGCGGGCGGAGCGGGCCCGGCGCGGCGGGGCCGGCCGCACTGCGGGAAGCATTGCCCGCGAGGGAGGAGGCGGCGCCGGCACGGCAGCTGCCGTGCTGGGCGGCTGGAAGCGGCTACGGGGCATGGGCCGAGCTGAGGCCATGGCCGCCTACCTGGCCCTGGCGGCGCAGTGTCCGGGGTTCGGCGCTGCTCGGTATGACGTTCTGGAGCTGAGCACG GAGCCTGGTGGGGGTGCTCCACAGAAGCTGTGCCTGGGCTTGGGAGCCAAGGCCATGTCCCTCTCCCGGCCAGGGGAGACAGAGCCCATCCACAGTGTCAGCTATGGCCATGTGGCCGCCTGCCAGCTAATGGGCCCCCACACCCTGGCCTTGAGGGTGGGAGAGAGCCAGCTCCTCCTGCAGAGCCCCCAG GTGGAAGAGATCATGCAGCTGGTGAATGCCTACTTGGCCAACCCCTCCCCCGAGAGGCCCTGCAGCAGCTCTTCTCCTCCATGCCAAGACCTGCCAGACACCTCCCCTCCCAGCCAGCGCCCAGGCCTGGACGAGCCCCAGGGACAGTCTGGCTGCTTGGGGCAGCTGCAGGACTGA